One Desulfuromonadales bacterium DNA window includes the following coding sequences:
- a CDS encoding Xaa-Pro peptidase family protein yields the protein MVKDRASLATNLLAACGLDAVLFTDLINIRYLCGFTGTDGVLVVTGETSCFLSDSRYTTQARVQVQADEIREYGVKLDGVIAFLEQTGVRRIGFEAETLPFATVERLREKGGSGREWVPLTSEILSLRGIKGPDEIAALLTATQLNAEAFEEILPLVRPGVVEREIALALEIALKRRGGEEKAFDFIVASGPRGAMPHGIASGREIRAGELVTIDFGVRFGGYHSDETITVAVGEVSSELRTIFETVLEAHDLAMAYVRPGIPLKEADAVARDFIAGRGYGAFFGHGLGHGVGLEIHEYPTVSSRSEAIACEGMVFTIEPGIYVPEMGGVRIEDMIEVTADGCRQLTRLDKKLRILPA from the coding sequence TGGACGCAGTGCTGTTCACCGACCTGATCAACATCCGTTATCTGTGTGGTTTCACAGGCACGGACGGGGTGCTGGTGGTTACCGGCGAGACGAGCTGTTTTCTGTCCGATTCTCGTTATACGACCCAGGCCAGAGTCCAGGTGCAGGCGGACGAGATTCGCGAGTACGGCGTCAAGTTGGACGGGGTGATCGCCTTCCTGGAGCAGACCGGTGTCCGGCGGATCGGCTTCGAGGCGGAGACGCTCCCCTTCGCCACGGTCGAACGTCTGCGGGAAAAAGGCGGGTCGGGCCGGGAATGGGTCCCCCTGACCAGCGAAATTCTATCCCTGCGCGGCATCAAGGGACCGGATGAGATTGCCGCCCTGCTCACAGCGACCCAACTCAACGCCGAAGCTTTCGAAGAGATTCTGCCGCTGGTCCGTCCCGGAGTCGTTGAACGGGAGATCGCGCTTGCTCTGGAAATTGCCCTGAAGCGTCGCGGCGGGGAGGAAAAAGCGTTCGATTTCATCGTTGCCTCCGGCCCGCGCGGCGCCATGCCGCACGGCATTGCCTCCGGGCGAGAAATCCGTGCCGGCGAACTGGTGACCATCGACTTCGGTGTCCGTTTCGGCGGCTATCATTCGGACGAAACGATTACCGTTGCCGTGGGGGAGGTGTCGTCGGAACTGCGGACGATCTTTGAGACCGTACTGGAGGCCCACGATCTTGCCATGGCTTACGTCCGACCCGGGATTCCGCTTAAAGAGGCCGATGCCGTTGCCCGAGATTTTATCGCCGGCCGTGGGTACGGGGCGTTTTTCGGTCATGGTCTCGGCCATGGCGTGGGACTGGAGATTCACGAATATCCGACGGTATCGTCGCGTTCCGAGGCGATTGCCTGCGAAGGGATGGTCTTTACTATTGAACCCGGCATCTATGTGCCGGAGATGGGTGGGGTACGCATCGAAGACATGATCGAGGTCACTGCCGATGGCTGCCGGCAACTGACGCGCCTGGATAAGAAATTGCGCATACTTCCTGCCTGA